One window of Leptospira wolbachii serovar Codice str. CDC genomic DNA carries:
- a CDS encoding MauE/DoxX family redox-associated membrane protein — MNAIETNGIALASLVLRIAIGANLLGHGLIRMGSRYGIFREWIRDLFSITPLPSFLVNTMGYVIPPLELLLGVLILIGWNTKWSLVLASLLMCSLIFGMCLLEKWEIVGIQMVYMVCYYLALTSVDKQILSVDSLFK, encoded by the coding sequence ATGAATGCAATAGAAACAAACGGAATCGCACTAGCAAGTCTAGTGTTACGAATCGCAATTGGAGCCAACCTACTCGGTCATGGTCTGATAAGAATGGGCAGTCGCTACGGGATCTTTAGAGAATGGATTCGAGATCTATTTTCGATAACCCCCCTTCCCAGTTTTCTCGTAAACACAATGGGTTATGTAATTCCTCCCTTGGAGCTACTGTTAGGTGTTCTCATTCTGATTGGATGGAATACTAAATGGAGTTTGGTACTGGCAAGCCTTCTCATGTGTTCTTTAATATTTGGGATGTGCCTACTCGAAAAATGGGAAATTGTAGGAATTCAAATGGTATACATGGTTTGTTACTATCTTGCTCTTACTTCGGTAGACAAACAAATTCTATCCGTTGACTCCTTATTTAAGTGA
- a CDS encoding LysR family transcriptional regulator: MNSPIRDLEDLKTFIFVVQERSFTQAALKMGVTKAAVAKRILGLEKVWKTQLFYRNTRKVVPTREAELVFQKVTSVLESVKELENSLSNKDELEGTLRVTCVSSMASNFVSDIIELFQEQNPKIQIQLIVTDSLLDLMEESIDIGIRVGMDAPVNLVGSYLFKNRILAVVSPNYLKNTKKIHSVKDLETHNLLYLDLHKDLRFSGTELTLTKITKKRNFFSNDAASLVQMGLRGKGVLVRSFWDIEDYIQSGKLIPILKDFPLENFGNVWVVHPNNRTPSRRVMEFRDFLESECNRRFNQ; encoded by the coding sequence ATGAATTCGCCAATTCGGGACTTAGAAGACCTAAAAACCTTCATATTTGTGGTGCAAGAGCGTAGTTTTACACAAGCGGCTCTGAAAATGGGTGTGACCAAAGCGGCCGTTGCCAAACGAATTTTAGGATTGGAAAAGGTTTGGAAGACCCAGCTTTTCTACCGCAATACAAGAAAAGTCGTTCCTACAAGAGAGGCGGAGCTCGTCTTTCAGAAAGTAACTTCTGTTTTAGAAAGTGTTAAGGAGTTAGAGAATTCCTTATCCAACAAAGATGAGTTAGAGGGAACCCTGCGGGTGACTTGTGTAAGTTCAATGGCCAGTAATTTTGTTTCTGATATCATCGAACTCTTCCAGGAGCAAAATCCCAAAATTCAAATCCAGCTGATCGTAACAGATAGTCTTTTAGATCTTATGGAAGAATCGATTGATATCGGAATTCGCGTGGGTATGGATGCACCTGTAAATCTTGTGGGATCCTATCTCTTTAAAAATCGAATCTTGGCTGTAGTCAGTCCCAATTACTTAAAAAACACCAAGAAGATACACTCCGTCAAAGATTTAGAAACGCATAATCTTTTGTATTTGGATTTACATAAAGATTTACGATTTTCTGGTACGGAACTAACTCTGACCAAAATAACCAAAAAAAGAAATTTTTTTTCCAATGATGCTGCAAGTTTAGTGCAAATGGGACTCCGAGGAAAGGGGGTTCTTGTCCGATCGTTTTGGGACATCGAAGATTATATACAATCCGGTAAACTCATTCCTATTCTAAAAGATTTCCCTTTGGAAAATTTCGGCAATGTCTGGGTAGTGCATCCTAACAACCGGACACCATCCCGCAGGGTAATGGAGTTTCGCGATTTTCTGGAGTCGGAATGTAACCGTCGGTTCAATCAATAA
- a CDS encoding endonuclease, whose amino-acid sequence MKHLRLFSILLFLICFLSLFLYSQTEEKTRINEKQNRVTDFQKAKRILKRFYKKVGTDFYCGCSFADDTEVPGRLKIDFESCGLSSRKDNHRQTWIEWEHIVPAHSFGKDRECWTKKDCELNGKLVRGRKCCQAIDPEFNQIEADLHNIVPVPGEINADRGIFSYGEIEGEERNYGLCDFEVNFKEQTAEPKQNIRGDIARIYFYMEWKYRITIPEGRRKLYETWNKLDPPDTFEIRKNEIIERIQSVKNPFID is encoded by the coding sequence TTGAAACATTTACGACTTTTTAGCATTCTCCTTTTCTTAATTTGTTTTCTGAGTTTGTTTTTATATTCCCAAACAGAGGAAAAAACTCGCATAAATGAAAAACAAAATCGGGTCACCGACTTTCAAAAAGCCAAACGGATCCTAAAACGGTTTTATAAAAAAGTTGGAACCGATTTCTATTGTGGCTGTTCGTTTGCAGATGATACGGAAGTTCCCGGACGACTGAAAATTGATTTTGAATCCTGCGGACTTAGCAGCAGAAAAGACAACCACCGCCAAACGTGGATTGAATGGGAACATATTGTCCCTGCTCATAGTTTTGGAAAAGACCGCGAATGTTGGACTAAAAAAGACTGTGAACTGAATGGAAAACTGGTGCGAGGAAGAAAGTGTTGCCAGGCAATAGATCCTGAATTCAACCAAATCGAAGCAGATTTACACAATATCGTTCCCGTTCCTGGAGAAATCAATGCAGACCGGGGAATTTTTTCCTATGGAGAAATTGAAGGGGAAGAAAGAAACTATGGGCTTTGCGATTTTGAAGTGAATTTTAAAGAACAAACAGCAGAACCAAAACAAAACATTCGCGGGGACATTGCCCGCATTTATTTCTATATGGAATGGAAGTATCGAATAACGATTCCAGAAGGAAGGCGTAAACTCTACGAAACCTGGAACAAACTCGATCCCCCTGATACTTTTGAAATCCGAAAAAATGAAATCATAGAAAGGATTCAGTCCGTCAAAAATCCCTTTATTGATTGA
- a CDS encoding hydroxyacylglutathione hydrolase gives MIEILPIFTNSPLRNFTYLVYSNRSGEAYAIDPFDAKSILTHSKQLGVKIRGILNTHEHGDHTQGNLELKEETKAIVYGHSNAKDKIPGIDQMLKEGDIAFSVEQESLVVWDTPGHTFSHLSFVHRNPKTILGIFSGDTLFNVGVGNCFRGGDPNALYETIQSRFETLPDSCLLYPGHDYWENNLKFAEHVDPKNGFREEYKSTLGPFQVSEMGAEKKLNPFFRRKTSSVGNRLRELKEPISDDRSVFLTLRRMRDNW, from the coding sequence ATGATAGAAATCCTTCCCATCTTTACAAACTCTCCCCTTAGAAATTTTACCTATCTTGTGTATTCCAACCGATCGGGCGAAGCTTATGCCATAGATCCCTTCGATGCAAAATCGATACTAACACATTCCAAACAATTGGGTGTGAAGATCCGGGGAATTCTCAATACCCATGAACATGGAGACCATACCCAAGGAAATTTAGAACTAAAGGAAGAAACGAAAGCCATTGTCTACGGACATTCCAATGCCAAAGACAAAATTCCTGGAATCGATCAAATGCTAAAGGAAGGAGATATTGCCTTTTCTGTGGAACAAGAATCGCTTGTGGTTTGGGATACACCTGGACATACATTTTCTCACTTAAGTTTTGTTCATAGAAATCCAAAGACCATCCTTGGAATATTTTCTGGCGATACGCTTTTCAACGTAGGAGTAGGAAATTGTTTTCGCGGCGGAGATCCAAATGCCTTGTATGAAACCATCCAGTCTCGTTTTGAAACTCTACCTGACAGTTGTTTGCTGTATCCAGGGCACGACTACTGGGAAAATAATCTCAAGTTTGCCGAACATGTAGACCCAAAAAATGGTTTCCGAGAAGAATACAAATCCACTCTAGGACCCTTTCAAGTTTCCGAAATGGGAGCAGAAAAAAAACTAAATCCATTTTTCAGAAGGAAAACAAGTTCTGTGGGCAACCGACTGCGGGAATTAAAAGAACCCATTTCCGATGACCGTTCGGTATTTTTGACTTTACGAAGAATGCGAGACAATTGGTAA
- the serA gene encoding phosphoglycerate dehydrogenase, which translates to MVSYPKGKIKVLLLENIHKDAYELFHRDGFDVTLVKDAMEEAELIERIADVHVLGIRSKTNVTMKALQNAKKLMTVGCFCIGTNQVELDEAEKRAIPVFNAPYSNTRSVAELVIAEIIMLARKATDQSRDVHLGKWNKIAKGCFEVRGKTLGIIGYGHIGSQVSVLAESMGMKVIFFDIISKLPLGNASSVHTYEELLSQSDFITFHVPETEETKNLFRKEHLKVVKQGAYLLNLSRGKVLEIEALVEGLKSGKLAGAGVDVFPEEPKSNDDPFVSPLQGLPNVILTPHVGGSTEEAQKNIGSEVAEKLLKYVNNGSTTFSVNFPNIELGSLKSGYHRILNIHQNQPGFLRDINSIISDMGGNILTQNLSTSSNIGYLSMEIDKNLGDELKDKIKAHKHSIRTRILY; encoded by the coding sequence ATGGTATCTTATCCCAAAGGAAAAATAAAAGTCCTACTTCTGGAAAACATCCACAAGGATGCTTACGAACTTTTCCACCGAGACGGTTTTGACGTCACTCTCGTCAAAGATGCGATGGAAGAAGCGGAACTCATAGAAAGAATTGCTGATGTACATGTTTTGGGCATTCGTAGCAAAACAAATGTTACAATGAAAGCTCTCCAGAATGCTAAGAAATTAATGACCGTTGGATGTTTCTGTATTGGAACCAACCAAGTGGAATTAGACGAAGCAGAAAAACGTGCCATTCCTGTCTTCAACGCTCCTTACAGCAATACAAGGTCTGTGGCAGAACTTGTGATTGCTGAGATCATTATGCTAGCAAGAAAAGCAACCGACCAATCGCGCGATGTCCACCTCGGTAAATGGAATAAAATTGCTAAGGGTTGTTTTGAAGTACGAGGAAAAACCTTAGGAATCATCGGGTACGGACATATTGGATCACAAGTCTCTGTACTTGCGGAATCTATGGGAATGAAGGTAATCTTTTTTGATATCATTTCCAAACTTCCCCTTGGGAATGCCTCATCGGTACACACTTATGAAGAGCTACTCAGCCAATCTGATTTTATTACCTTTCATGTTCCTGAAACGGAAGAAACGAAAAATCTATTTCGCAAAGAACATTTGAAAGTTGTCAAACAAGGTGCTTATCTTTTAAACCTATCTCGCGGAAAAGTTTTAGAAATTGAGGCTCTTGTGGAGGGACTAAAATCAGGAAAACTGGCTGGTGCTGGTGTCGATGTATTTCCAGAAGAACCAAAGTCTAATGATGATCCTTTTGTAAGTCCCCTCCAAGGTTTACCGAATGTCATCCTTACTCCTCATGTCGGTGGTTCTACGGAAGAGGCACAAAAAAATATTGGTTCCGAAGTAGCAGAAAAACTTTTGAAGTATGTTAACAATGGGTCCACAACATTTTCTGTAAATTTTCCCAATATTGAACTTGGAAGTTTAAAATCGGGATACCACAGAATTCTCAATATTCACCAAAACCAACCAGGGTTCTTAAGAGATATCAACTCCATCATCTCCGATATGGGAGGAAATATCTTGACTCAAAATTTAAGTACCTCATCTAATATTGGTTATTTGAGCATGGAAATTGACAAAAACTTGGGTGATGAATTGAAAGATAAAATCAAAGCCCATAAACATTCGATTCGCACTCGAATTCTCTACTAA
- the lysS gene encoding lysine--tRNA ligase — protein sequence MKDSNELTQQRIQKINDLKAKGINPYPLRFFPNANSKSLLTGFDPSQTEKISFKLGGRLHAKRVMGKASFAHLRDAEGLIQLYATRDDLGEENYSIFKSLDLGDWIGVEGWLFQTQKGETTLHLTSVQLLAKCIRPLPVVKEKDGVVYDAFSDVEQRYRMRYVDLVVNENVRETFKMRSRIISEIRKFLTNEGFLEVETPMMQPIAGGAAARPFVTHHNTLDMELFLRIAPELYLKRLIVGGLDRVFELNRNFRNEGISTKHNPEFTMMEAYMAFGDMEAMLSLTERMIVSVAQSIGKGLKFAYGKDQIDISPPWKRAKYIDIIKDYSGIDFSQITDLKDAIAQAKAKGVDSSDSVSIWKVCDDVFSSLVEPHLIQPIFITDFPKELSPLAKSREDDPKYVERFEPYVAGREIGNAFTELNDPFDQRERFEEQVKQREAGDDEAFMMDDDYIRALEYGLPPTGGLGIGIDRLVMLLTDSHSIRDTILFPLMRPE from the coding sequence ATTAAAGATTCCAACGAACTTACCCAACAACGCATTCAAAAGATTAACGATTTAAAAGCAAAAGGAATCAATCCCTACCCACTTCGTTTTTTTCCCAATGCAAATTCAAAATCTCTGCTTACAGGATTTGATCCGAGCCAAACAGAAAAAATATCCTTTAAGTTGGGAGGCCGATTGCATGCAAAACGTGTAATGGGAAAAGCAAGTTTTGCTCACCTCCGAGATGCAGAAGGGCTCATCCAACTGTACGCCACAAGAGATGATTTAGGCGAAGAAAATTATTCTATTTTTAAATCTTTAGATTTAGGTGACTGGATTGGTGTGGAAGGATGGCTCTTTCAAACGCAAAAAGGAGAAACCACACTCCACTTAACAAGCGTTCAATTGCTAGCAAAATGCATACGCCCTCTTCCTGTTGTGAAAGAAAAAGACGGCGTTGTTTATGATGCCTTCTCTGATGTAGAACAACGTTATCGCATGCGCTATGTGGATCTGGTTGTCAATGAAAACGTGAGAGAAACATTCAAAATGCGTTCTCGGATCATTTCAGAAATTCGGAAATTTTTGACAAATGAAGGATTTTTAGAAGTAGAAACTCCTATGATGCAACCCATTGCGGGTGGGGCGGCAGCTCGTCCCTTTGTCACTCACCACAATACATTGGATATGGAACTCTTCCTTCGCATTGCTCCTGAGCTTTATTTGAAACGACTGATCGTTGGTGGCCTTGACCGAGTTTTTGAATTAAACAGAAACTTTCGAAACGAAGGAATCTCTACAAAACACAATCCCGAATTTACGATGATGGAAGCCTACATGGCTTTTGGTGATATGGAAGCCATGTTGTCTCTTACCGAGAGAATGATTGTTTCCGTCGCCCAGTCCATTGGCAAAGGATTAAAATTTGCTTATGGTAAAGACCAAATCGATATTTCTCCTCCATGGAAACGTGCGAAGTACATTGATATCATAAAAGACTATTCTGGAATTGATTTTAGCCAAATTACAGATCTAAAAGATGCCATAGCTCAGGCGAAAGCGAAAGGTGTGGACTCTTCTGATTCGGTATCCATTTGGAAGGTATGTGATGATGTTTTCAGCTCCCTTGTGGAACCACACCTCATCCAACCAATCTTTATCACAGATTTTCCGAAAGAACTCTCTCCTCTTGCTAAATCCAGGGAAGATGATCCAAAGTATGTGGAACGATTTGAGCCTTATGTGGCCGGTCGCGAGATCGGAAACGCATTCACTGAGTTAAACGACCCTTTTGACCAAAGAGAACGATTTGAAGAACAGGTGAAACAAAGAGAAGCTGGTGATGATGAAGCCTTTATGATGGATGATGACTATATCCGCGCATTGGAATATGGACTCCCACCCACAGGGGGACTTGGCATTGGAATCGATCGGCTTGTGATGTTACTCACGGATTCCCACTCCATTCGGGACACCATCCTCTTTCCTTTAATGAGACCAGAATAG